One Streptomyces sp. V4I8 genomic window carries:
- the smpB gene encoding SsrA-binding protein SmpB — MYVPKESQPKQGGAAAAKARDGEKGGKRKIVAQNKKARHDYAIIDTFEAGLVLMGTEVKSLREGRTSLADGFVQIDRGEAWLHNAHIPEYHQGSWTNHSARRKRKLLLHREEIDKLEAKSQETGHTIVPLALYFKDGRAKAEIALARGKKEYDKRQTLREKQDRRESDRAIAAAKRRQRGV, encoded by the coding sequence ATGTACGTACCGAAGGAGTCCCAGCCCAAGCAGGGCGGGGCGGCGGCCGCGAAGGCCAGGGACGGCGAGAAGGGCGGCAAGCGCAAGATCGTCGCCCAGAACAAGAAGGCCCGGCACGACTACGCGATCATCGACACGTTCGAGGCGGGCCTGGTGCTCATGGGCACCGAGGTCAAGTCGCTGCGCGAGGGCCGGACGTCACTGGCCGACGGCTTCGTCCAGATCGACCGGGGCGAGGCGTGGCTGCACAACGCCCACATCCCCGAGTATCACCAGGGCAGCTGGACCAACCACTCCGCGCGCCGCAAGCGCAAGCTCCTCCTGCACCGCGAGGAGATCGACAAGCTGGAGGCCAAGTCCCAGGAGACGGGTCACACGATCGTGCCCCTGGCCCTGTACTTCAAGGACGGCCGCGCGAAGGCCGAGATCGCTCTCGCGCGAGGCAAGAAGGAGTACGACAAGCGCCAGACCTTGCGGGAGAAGCAGGACCGGCGGGAGTCCGACCGGGCGATCGCGGCGGCGAAGCGGCGGCAGCGCGGCGTCTGA
- a CDS encoding S41 family peptidase has translation MSGRDLFCQPRRFGRGAALTLAFASVLVAGAATGSLPGPDRKSPADAAGSAAPAGRHVDVAAAAAEAMAAGKSPMEAAERAVSRSGDRWGAVYSRGEYEEFEEALDGEYTGVGLWARRERDGRIEVTKVGAGSPAATAGIRAGDLLRSVDGKKVDGRPVTEVVSLLRGDAKDAPAGTPVKVGLERGTRAWDLTLRRARLSTDSVTVRELAGGVTVIRIASFTKGSGDAVREAVQRAPAATGVVLDLRGNSGGLVIEAVTAASAFLDGGLVATYDVDGDQRALHAEPGGDTGRPLVALVDGGTMSAAELLTGALQDRGRAVVVGSRTFGKGSVQMPSRLPDGSVAELTVGHYRTPSGRTVDGTGITPDLEADRGVLERAETVLSGLGDS, from the coding sequence ATGTCAGGTCGTGACCTGTTCTGTCAGCCCCGCCGCTTCGGCCGCGGGGCCGCCCTGACATTGGCGTTCGCGAGCGTGCTCGTCGCCGGTGCCGCGACGGGTTCCCTGCCCGGCCCCGACCGGAAATCCCCGGCCGACGCGGCCGGTTCGGCCGCACCCGCGGGCCGGCACGTGGACGTCGCCGCGGCGGCCGCCGAGGCCATGGCCGCGGGCAAGTCCCCCATGGAGGCCGCCGAACGCGCGGTCAGCCGCAGCGGGGACCGCTGGGGCGCCGTCTACTCCCGGGGCGAGTACGAGGAGTTCGAGGAGGCCCTCGACGGCGAGTACACCGGCGTCGGGCTGTGGGCCCGGCGCGAGCGGGACGGCCGTATCGAGGTGACGAAGGTGGGGGCCGGCTCGCCCGCGGCCACCGCCGGGATCCGGGCCGGCGACCTGCTGCGCAGCGTCGACGGAAAGAAGGTCGACGGGCGTCCCGTCACCGAGGTCGTCTCCTTACTGCGGGGCGACGCGAAGGACGCGCCGGCCGGTACGCCGGTGAAGGTGGGCCTGGAGCGCGGCACGCGCGCGTGGGACCTCACTCTGCGCCGGGCCAGGCTGTCCACCGACTCGGTCACCGTTCGAGAACTCGCCGGCGGTGTCACCGTCATCAGGATCGCCTCCTTCACCAAGGGCTCCGGCGACGCGGTCCGCGAGGCCGTACAGCGGGCCCCGGCCGCCACCGGGGTCGTCCTCGATCTGCGGGGCAACTCCGGCGGCCTGGTCATCGAGGCCGTCACCGCGGCCTCCGCCTTCCTCGACGGCGGCCTCGTCGCCACCTACGACGTCGACGGCGACCAGCGCGCCCTGCACGCCGAGCCCGGCGGCGACACCGGCAGACCCCTGGTCGCCCTCGTCGACGGCGGCACGATGAGCGCGGCCGAGCTGCTCACCGGTGCCCTGCAGGACCGCGGCCGCGCGGTCGTCGTGGGCTCCCGCACCTTCGGCAAGGGCTCGGTCCAGATGCCGAGCCGCCTCCCCGACGGCTCCGTCGCCGAGCTGACCGTCGGGCACTACCGCACCCCCTCCGGCCGCACCGTCGACGGCACGGGCATCACGCCCGACCTGGAGGCCGACCGGGGCGTCCTGGAGCGGGCCGAGACGGTCCTCAGCGGACTCGGCGACTCGTAG
- the ftsX gene encoding permease-like cell division protein FtsX, with amino-acid sequence MRAQFVLSEIGVGLRRNLTMTFAVVVSVALSLALFGGSLLMSDQVSTMKGYWYDKVNVSVFLCNKADAESDPNCAKGAVTEDQKKQILADLGKMTVVDKVTYESQDQAYKHYKEQFGDSPLAASLTPDQMQESYRIKLKDPEKYQVVATAFNGRDGVQSVQDQKGILDNLFKLLNGMNWAARAVMALMLVVALMLIVNTVRVSAFSRRRETGIMRLVGASGFYIQAPFIMEAAVAGLIGGTVACAFLVIARYFLIDHGLALADQLTLVNFIGWEAVLTKLPLILATSLLMPALAAFFALRKYLKV; translated from the coding sequence ATGCGCGCCCAGTTCGTACTCTCCGAGATCGGTGTCGGTCTCCGCCGCAATCTGACGATGACCTTCGCCGTCGTCGTCTCCGTCGCCCTGTCGCTCGCCCTGTTCGGCGGGTCGCTCCTGATGAGCGACCAGGTCAGCACCATGAAGGGTTACTGGTACGACAAGGTCAACGTCTCGGTCTTCCTCTGCAACAAGGCCGACGCCGAGTCCGACCCCAACTGCGCCAAGGGCGCGGTCACCGAGGACCAGAAGAAGCAGATCCTCGCCGACCTGGGCAAGATGACGGTCGTCGACAAGGTGACGTACGAGTCGCAGGACCAGGCGTACAAGCACTACAAGGAGCAGTTCGGCGACTCCCCGCTGGCCGCCTCGCTCACGCCGGACCAGATGCAGGAGTCGTACCGGATCAAGCTGAAGGATCCCGAGAAGTACCAGGTCGTCGCGACCGCCTTCAACGGGCGGGACGGCGTGCAGTCCGTGCAGGACCAGAAGGGCATCCTGGACAACCTCTTCAAGCTGCTCAACGGCATGAACTGGGCGGCACGCGCGGTGATGGCGCTGATGCTCGTCGTCGCGCTGATGCTGATCGTCAACACGGTGCGCGTCTCGGCGTTCAGCCGTCGGCGGGAGACCGGGATCATGCGCCTGGTCGGTGCCTCGGGCTTCTACATCCAGGCGCCGTTCATCATGGAGGCCGCGGTCGCCGGGCTCATCGGCGGGACGGTGGCCTGTGCGTTCCTGGTGATCGCGCGGTACTTCCTCATCGATCACGGCCTTGCCCTGGCCGACCAGCTGACCTTGGTCAACTTCATCGGCTGGGAAGCCGTGTTGACCAAGCTCCCGCTCATCCTCGCGACGAGCCTGCTGATGCCCGCGCTGGCAGCGTTCTTCGCGCTGCGCAAGTATCTGAAGGTGTGA
- the ftsE gene encoding cell division ATP-binding protein FtsE — protein sequence MIRFDNVSKVYPKQNRPALRDVSLEVEKGEFVFLVGSSGSGKSTFLRLILREERCSHGQVHVLGKDLARLSNWKVPQMRRQLGTVFQDFRLLPNKTVAENVAFAQEVIGKSRGEIRKSVPQVLDLVGLGGKEDRMPGELSGGEQQRVAIARAFVNRPKLLIADEPTGNLDPQTSVGIMKLLDRINRTGTTVVMATHDQNIVDQMRKRVIELEKGRLVRDQARGVYGYQH from the coding sequence GTGATCCGATTCGACAACGTCTCCAAGGTCTACCCCAAGCAGAACCGCCCCGCACTCAGGGATGTGTCCCTGGAAGTGGAGAAGGGCGAGTTCGTGTTCCTCGTGGGGTCCTCGGGCTCCGGAAAGTCCACCTTCCTGCGGCTGATCCTCCGCGAGGAGCGGTGCAGTCACGGGCAGGTGCACGTTCTGGGCAAGGACCTCGCGCGCCTCTCCAACTGGAAGGTGCCGCAGATGCGCCGCCAGCTGGGGACGGTGTTCCAGGACTTCCGGCTGCTGCCGAACAAGACGGTCGCGGAGAACGTGGCCTTCGCGCAGGAGGTCATCGGCAAGTCCCGCGGCGAGATCCGCAAGTCCGTCCCGCAGGTGCTCGACCTCGTCGGGCTGGGCGGGAAGGAGGACCGGATGCCCGGTGAGCTGTCCGGTGGTGAGCAGCAGCGGGTGGCGATCGCGCGCGCGTTCGTCAACCGGCCCAAGCTGCTGATCGCGGACGAGCCCACGGGCAACCTCGACCCGCAGACCTCCGTCGGCATCATGAAGCTGCTCGACCGGATCAACCGGACCGGTACGACGGTCGTGATGGCCACACACGATCAGAACATCGTGGACCAGATGCGCAAGCGCGTCATCGAGCTGGAGAAGGGCCGCCTCGTCCGCGACCAGGCGCGCGGCGTCTACGGCTACCAGCACTGA
- a CDS encoding LPXTG cell wall anchor domain-containing protein yields MTKKTRIRIARLAAGAVIAAGASLTAAGAASAAEAEPGEDCIIGILCLGENPTDPPVPTDPPTDIPTDIPTDPGTPTEDPTVPTDPTVEPTEPQDPTDPTTDPTDPGDDGNGNGNGNGNGNGNGNNGGGNDNTDPDGGTSPQEEGSSSLTDTGTETTGTGTGTSTSAQGGGDELAETGAAQTTFLLVGAATMIAGGIGFRILPRLVSGRGGAAA; encoded by the coding sequence ATGACGAAGAAGACGCGGATCCGTATCGCGCGCCTCGCGGCCGGCGCCGTGATCGCGGCCGGTGCCTCGCTGACCGCTGCGGGTGCCGCATCTGCTGCCGAGGCGGAGCCGGGCGAGGACTGCATCATCGGCATCCTCTGCCTGGGCGAGAACCCGACCGACCCGCCGGTTCCCACCGACCCGCCGACCGACATCCCCACGGACATCCCGACCGACCCGGGTACCCCGACCGAGGACCCCACGGTTCCGACGGACCCGACCGTGGAGCCGACCGAGCCGCAGGACCCCACCGACCCGACCACCGACCCGACCGACCCGGGTGACGACGGGAACGGCAACGGGAACGGAAACGGCAACGGGAACGGGAACGGCAACAACGGCGGCGGTAACGACAACACCGACCCCGACGGTGGCACGTCCCCGCAGGAGGAGGGCTCCTCCTCCCTGACGGACACCGGCACCGAGACGACCGGTACCGGCACGGGTACCAGCACGTCTGCCCAGGGCGGCGGTGACGAGCTCGCCGAGACCGGTGCCGCTCAGACCACGTTCCTGCTGGTCGGCGCCGCCACGATGATCGCCGGCGGCATCGGCTTCCGCATCCTGCCGCGCCTCGTGAGCGGCCGTGGCGGTGCGGCTGCCTGA
- the prfB gene encoding peptide chain release factor 2, giving the protein MAVVDVSEELKSLSSTMESIEAVLDLDKLRADIAVLEEQAAAPSLWDNPDEAQKITSKLSHLQAEVRKAEALRGRIDDLGVLFEMAEEEDDPDTRAEAESELAAVRKALDEMEVRTLLSGEYDAREALVNIRAEAGGVDAADFAEKLQRMYLRWAEQKGYKTEIYETSYAEEAGIKSTTFAVQAPYAYGTLSVEQGTHRLVRISPFDNQGRRQTSFAGVEILPVVEQTDHIEIDESELRVDVYRSSGPGGQGVNTTDSAVRLTHLPTGIVVSCQNERSQIQNKATAMNVLQAKLLERRRQEEQEKMNALKGDGGNSWGNQMRSYVVHPYQMVKDLRTEFEVGNPEAVFNGEIDGFLEAGIRWRKQQEK; this is encoded by the coding sequence GTGGCAGTCGTCGATGTATCCGAAGAGCTCAAGTCCCTCTCCTCGACCATGGAGTCGATCGAGGCCGTTCTGGACCTCGACAAGCTGAGGGCAGACATCGCCGTGCTCGAGGAGCAGGCGGCCGCGCCGTCCCTGTGGGACAACCCGGACGAGGCGCAGAAGATCACCAGCAAGCTGTCCCATCTCCAGGCGGAGGTGAGGAAGGCCGAGGCCCTCCGCGGTCGTATCGACGACCTCGGCGTTCTCTTCGAGATGGCAGAGGAGGAGGACGACCCGGACACCCGTGCCGAGGCCGAGTCCGAGCTCGCCGCCGTCCGCAAGGCGCTGGACGAGATGGAGGTGCGGACGCTTCTCAGCGGTGAGTACGACGCCCGTGAGGCGCTCGTCAACATCCGTGCCGAGGCCGGCGGCGTCGACGCGGCCGACTTCGCCGAGAAGCTGCAGCGGATGTACCTGCGCTGGGCGGAGCAGAAGGGCTACAAGACCGAGATCTACGAGACGTCGTACGCCGAAGAGGCCGGCATCAAGTCGACCACGTTCGCCGTGCAGGCGCCGTACGCCTACGGGACCCTCTCCGTCGAGCAGGGCACGCACCGGCTCGTGCGTATCTCGCCCTTCGACAACCAGGGCAGGCGGCAGACCTCCTTCGCGGGCGTCGAGATCCTCCCCGTGGTCGAGCAGACCGACCACATCGAGATCGACGAGTCCGAGCTGCGGGTGGACGTGTACCGGTCGTCCGGCCCCGGCGGTCAGGGCGTGAACACCACCGACTCCGCGGTGCGACTCACCCACCTCCCCACCGGCATCGTCGTCTCCTGCCAGAACGAGCGGTCGCAGATCCAGAACAAGGCGACCGCGATGAACGTCCTCCAGGCCAAGCTGCTCGAGCGGCGCCGCCAGGAGGAGCAGGAGAAGATGAACGCCCTCAAGGGCGACGGCGGCAACTCCTGGGGCAACCAGATGCGGTCGTACGTGGTGCACCCGTACCAGATGGTCAAGGACCTGCGCACCGAGTTCGAAGTCGGCAACCCCGAGGCCGTGTTCAACGGTGAGATCGACGGTTTCCTCGAGGCCGGTATTCGCTGGCGCAAGCAGCAAGAGAAGTAA
- a CDS encoding serine/threonine-protein kinase, whose amino-acid sequence MARKIGSRYTANQILGRGSAGTVWLGEGPEGPVAIKLLREDLASDQELVGRFVQERTALLGLEHPNVVSVRDLVVDGNDLALVMDLVRGTDLRTRLDRDRRLSPEAAVAIVADIADGLAAAHAAGVVHRDVKPENVLLDMQGPLGPGGSHPALLTDFGVAKLIDSPRRTRATKIIGTPDYLAPEIVEGLPPRAAVDIYALATVLYELLAGFTPFGGGHPGAVLRRHVTETVAPLPGIPDELWQLIIQCLAKAPASRLRASELGVRLRELLPLVAGMPPLDVDEPDAESAEDEAPAAEEAKPAGERVRRRGAVPLVPGAKPADSNRDTHTSMRVPGPDELAGGARGTARVPRAAGAPRPGSARHRAVARRRRVVLGAAAVALVAAAGVGTWLATSGDDADATPQDTNNSAPAVP is encoded by the coding sequence TTGGCACGGAAGATCGGCAGCCGGTACACCGCCAACCAGATCCTGGGGCGGGGCAGCGCCGGCACGGTGTGGCTGGGCGAGGGGCCCGAGGGGCCCGTCGCCATCAAGCTGCTGCGCGAGGATCTCGCGTCCGACCAGGAACTCGTCGGACGCTTCGTGCAGGAGCGCACGGCGCTGCTCGGCCTGGAGCACCCGAACGTCGTCTCCGTACGCGACCTGGTGGTCGACGGCAACGACCTCGCGCTGGTGATGGACCTCGTCCGGGGCACCGACCTGCGCACCCGGCTCGACCGTGACCGGCGGCTCTCGCCCGAGGCGGCGGTGGCGATCGTGGCGGACATCGCCGACGGGCTGGCGGCCGCGCACGCCGCCGGGGTCGTGCACCGGGACGTGAAGCCGGAGAACGTGCTGCTGGACATGCAGGGCCCGCTGGGGCCGGGCGGCTCCCACCCGGCCTTGCTGACGGACTTCGGTGTGGCCAAACTCATCGACTCACCGCGCCGTACCCGCGCGACGAAGATCATCGGCACGCCCGACTATCTGGCGCCGGAGATCGTGGAGGGCCTGCCCCCTCGGGCGGCGGTCGACATCTACGCCCTCGCCACGGTCCTGTACGAGCTGCTGGCGGGCTTCACGCCGTTCGGCGGCGGCCACCCCGGAGCGGTCCTGCGCCGCCATGTCACGGAGACGGTGGCGCCGCTGCCCGGCATCCCCGACGAGCTGTGGCAGCTGATCATCCAGTGCCTCGCGAAGGCGCCGGCCTCGCGGCTGCGGGCGTCGGAGCTGGGGGTGCGGCTGCGGGAGCTGCTGCCGCTGGTGGCCGGGATGCCGCCGCTGGACGTGGACGAGCCGGATGCGGAGTCCGCGGAGGACGAGGCTCCGGCCGCGGAGGAAGCGAAGCCGGCCGGGGAGCGGGTGCGCCGCCGGGGTGCGGTGCCGTTGGTGCCGGGGGCGAAGCCGGCCGACTCCAACCGGGACACGCATACGTCGATGAGGGTGCCGGGGCCCGACGAGCTGGCCGGGGGTGCGCGGGGTACGGCTCGGGTGCCGCGGGCGGCCGGGGCGCCGCGGCCGGGGTCGGCGCGGCATCGGGCGGTGGCCCGGCGTCGGCGGGTGGTGCTCGGGGCGGCCGCGGTGGCGCTGGTCGCGGCGGCGGGTGTGGGGACGTGGCTGGCGACCTCGGGGGACGACGCGGACGCGACCCCGCAGGACACGAACAACTCGGCACCGGCAGTGCCCTGA
- a CDS encoding serine/threonine-protein kinase: MRPVGSKYFLEEPLGRGATGTVWRARQRETAGAEAAVQGQPGETVAIKVLKEELASDADIVMRFLRERSVLLRLTHPNIVRVRDLVVEGELLALVMDLVDGPDLHRYLRENGPFTPVAAALLTAQIADALAASHADGVVHRDLKPANVLLQQNGGQMHPMLTDFGIARLADSPGLTRTHEFVGTPAYIAPESAEGRPQTSAVDIYGAGILLYELVTGRPPFGGGSALEVLHQHLSAEPRRPSTVPDPLWTVIERCLRKSPDERPSAENLARGLRVVAEGIGVHANSAQIAAAEGVAALLVPDPAPATVPGSADPTQVLPHGAAPGAYDPNGATSVLPHTGGGGPAGAADPTAVMPSMPPGPPGQQSGQPGQPGPEEPHPWQNQLRAARDRNEQTQVQYLDPNQDPLRRRPQRQVARPQQQPQQPPHPQQQRPPQGRGQQGYGHPQQHQPQQYAPPRQPQQPQRYAPPPTPEPQRPQREPRPPRQRSANPMRIPGLGCLKGCLFTIIILFVAGWLVWELSPLQDWIGTGKGYWDQLSDWFSTVTGWIGDLGGGSGGGSGTN, from the coding sequence GTGCGGCCGGTAGGCAGCAAGTACTTCCTCGAGGAGCCGCTCGGGCGCGGCGCCACGGGGACCGTCTGGCGAGCCCGCCAGCGGGAGACCGCAGGCGCCGAGGCGGCCGTGCAGGGGCAGCCCGGCGAGACCGTCGCGATCAAGGTCCTCAAGGAGGAACTCGCCAGCGACGCGGACATCGTCATGCGGTTCCTGCGGGAGCGCTCCGTCCTGCTCCGCCTGACCCACCCGAACATCGTCCGGGTCCGTGACCTGGTCGTCGAGGGTGAGCTGCTGGCGCTGGTCATGGACCTCGTCGACGGCCCTGACCTGCACCGCTACCTGCGCGAGAACGGCCCCTTCACCCCGGTCGCCGCCGCCCTGCTCACCGCGCAGATCGCCGACGCCCTCGCCGCGAGCCACGCCGACGGCGTCGTCCACCGCGACCTGAAGCCCGCCAACGTCCTGCTCCAGCAGAACGGCGGCCAGATGCACCCGATGCTGACCGACTTCGGCATCGCCCGCCTCGCCGACTCCCCGGGCCTGACCCGCACCCACGAGTTCGTCGGCACGCCCGCGTACATCGCCCCCGAGTCCGCCGAGGGCCGCCCGCAGACCTCCGCGGTCGACATCTACGGCGCCGGCATCCTCCTCTACGAGCTGGTCACCGGCCGTCCCCCGTTCGGCGGCGGTTCCGCCCTGGAAGTCCTGCACCAGCACCTCAGCGCCGAGCCGCGCCGCCCGTCCACGGTCCCCGACCCGCTCTGGACGGTCATAGAGCGCTGCCTGCGCAAGAGCCCCGACGAACGGCCCAGCGCCGAGAACCTCGCCCGTGGTCTGCGCGTCGTCGCCGAGGGCATCGGCGTGCACGCGAACTCCGCGCAGATCGCCGCCGCCGAGGGCGTCGCCGCACTGCTCGTCCCCGACCCCGCCCCGGCCACCGTGCCCGGCTCGGCCGACCCCACCCAGGTGCTGCCGCACGGCGCGGCGCCGGGGGCCTACGACCCGAACGGCGCGACCAGCGTCCTGCCGCACACCGGTGGCGGCGGCCCGGCGGGTGCCGCCGACCCCACGGCCGTCATGCCGTCGATGCCACCGGGGCCTCCCGGCCAGCAGTCCGGTCAGCCCGGTCAGCCCGGCCCCGAGGAGCCGCACCCGTGGCAGAACCAGCTGCGTGCCGCCCGGGACCGCAACGAGCAGACGCAGGTCCAGTACCTCGACCCCAACCAGGACCCGCTGCGCCGGCGCCCGCAACGCCAGGTCGCCCGCCCGCAGCAGCAGCCTCAGCAGCCGCCGCATCCTCAGCAGCAGCGGCCCCCGCAGGGCCGCGGGCAGCAGGGCTACGGCCACCCGCAGCAGCACCAGCCGCAGCAGTACGCCCCACCGCGCCAGCCGCAGCAGCCCCAGCGGTACGCTCCGCCGCCCACGCCGGAGCCGCAGCGGCCGCAGCGCGAGCCGCGTCCGCCGCGGCAGCGCAGCGCCAACCCGATGCGGATCCCCGGACTCGGCTGCCTCAAGGGCTGCCTGTTCACGATCATCATCCTCTTCGTCGCGGGCTGGCTGGTCTGGGAGCTGAGCCCGTTGCAGGACTGGATCGGCACGGGCAAGGGCTACTGGGACCAGCTCAGCGACTGGTTCAGCACCGTGACCGGGTGGATCGGGGACCTGGGCGGGGGTTCGGGCGGAGGCTCGGGCACCAACTGA